One genomic region from Terriglobus aquaticus encodes:
- a CDS encoding SIS domain-containing protein → MLLSELIALSNEEQTARGLLFTPREIAQQPQTWQGTYDIVRRHEAELCRFLEAAGVRDEVTLRPIVWLIGAGTSDYIGQSLALLLREKWGCEVSAVESTDLLPNLDEYVVPGRRYLWISFSRSGDSPEGVAVLDRAVKRYPEVTQLVVTCNQKAAMADICRNAANAHVVVLDDAVNDRSLVMTSSYTNMIVFGQCLAHAWNLDEYGDTLQGLIAAGKDLLPRASELAERTARMSFPRVCFVGSGTLAGVAQEAALKVLEMTAGQIKSSYETVLGLRHGPMAALDAETLFVAFVSGDEARGGYAYDLLAEITQKQIVGQRIAVGPAAVQARFADVCDIFLPIAVDCDDAYRPILDVMFGQLLGLYSSIGHDLKPDSPSAGGVINRVVAKFALY, encoded by the coding sequence ATGCTCCTCTCTGAACTGATCGCCCTCTCCAATGAAGAGCAGACAGCCCGTGGGCTGCTGTTCACTCCGCGGGAGATCGCGCAGCAGCCGCAGACATGGCAGGGCACTTACGACATCGTTCGCCGGCATGAGGCCGAACTATGCCGCTTTCTGGAAGCGGCTGGCGTTCGCGACGAAGTGACACTGCGGCCGATCGTCTGGCTGATCGGTGCCGGTACTTCGGACTACATCGGTCAGTCGCTGGCGCTGCTCTTGCGCGAAAAATGGGGTTGCGAAGTGTCCGCAGTCGAAAGCACTGACCTGCTTCCAAACCTGGACGAGTACGTGGTTCCGGGCCGGCGGTATCTTTGGATTTCGTTTTCTCGGTCGGGTGACTCGCCCGAAGGCGTCGCCGTGCTGGATCGCGCCGTGAAGCGCTACCCCGAGGTGACGCAACTGGTGGTCACGTGCAATCAGAAAGCGGCCATGGCAGACATCTGCCGCAATGCCGCCAACGCGCACGTGGTGGTGCTGGACGACGCGGTGAACGACCGCAGTCTGGTCATGACCAGCTCGTACACCAACATGATCGTCTTCGGGCAGTGCCTGGCGCACGCCTGGAACCTGGACGAGTACGGCGATACGCTGCAGGGGCTGATTGCCGCCGGCAAAGACCTGCTGCCGCGCGCGTCGGAACTGGCCGAGCGCACCGCGCGCATGAGCTTTCCGCGTGTCTGCTTTGTTGGTAGCGGAACCCTGGCCGGGGTGGCGCAGGAAGCGGCGCTGAAGGTGCTGGAGATGACGGCGGGCCAGATCAAGTCCAGCTACGAAACGGTACTGGGTCTGCGCCACGGACCCATGGCTGCACTGGATGCCGAGACCCTGTTCGTCGCCTTTGTCTCCGGCGACGAGGCTCGCGGAGGATACGCCTATGACCTGCTCGCGGAAATCACGCAGAAGCAGATTGTGGGCCAGCGTATCGCCGTGGGGCCCGCGGCGGTGCAGGCGCGCTTCGCCGATGTGTGCGACATCTTTCTGCCCATCGCGGTGGACTGCGACGACGCATACCGGCCTATTCTGGATGTGATGTTTGGCCAGTTGCTGGGCCTGTATAGCTCGATCGGGCACGATCTGAAGCCGGATTCACCCAGCGCGGGCGGCGTGATCAATCGCGTGGTCGCGAAGTTTGCGCTGTACTAG
- a CDS encoding DUF4832 domain-containing protein, which produces MDRRSFARALATALACRPAWAAAFARDRITVRPPAYSGALRNPLKGLRSGDPASAAKLPYASLAKSYLRWSDLERSVADGTDRIGEVCDAQWKGLRDINTKVVPRVYLDWPPSGHFWPADLPQGRYDTPQFQERAVAMIQKLGACWDNDPRVAFVETGLVGLWGEQHDPKPSASLQKAIGDAFVANFRHKLLMNRYPGDFVDYPFGIYWDSFAHKEELLTHLPLLQSPRLIDRWKTAPMGGETAFDWGTPLGKDPTDAVVHNADAIIARIRELHWNHLGWLSNYDQQNPQAVANAARIQEALGYRFVLREVQYPPTIRPGDSLPVSLSIENTGSSPLYYNWPLEVSLLDGNTRQPAWATTFPEVDLRRILPGVAGSGDLHAQFTAPGGLRAGRYLLALAILDPASGLPSARFATSAYFRGGRHPVGWVSVGRPASAAALPPFDDPASDTLHY; this is translated from the coding sequence ATGGATCGCCGAAGCTTCGCGCGCGCGCTCGCCACAGCTCTCGCATGCCGGCCCGCGTGGGCTGCGGCCTTCGCACGCGATCGCATTACGGTTCGGCCACCGGCATACTCGGGCGCGCTTCGCAACCCGCTGAAAGGTTTGCGCTCCGGGGATCCCGCGTCGGCGGCTAAGCTGCCCTACGCCTCGCTGGCGAAGAGCTATCTGCGCTGGTCGGACCTGGAGCGCAGCGTCGCGGACGGAACGGATCGCATCGGCGAGGTGTGCGACGCGCAATGGAAAGGCCTGCGCGACATCAACACCAAGGTGGTTCCTCGCGTGTACCTGGATTGGCCGCCGAGCGGCCACTTCTGGCCTGCCGACCTGCCGCAGGGCAGGTACGACACGCCGCAATTTCAGGAGCGCGCCGTGGCGATGATCCAGAAGCTGGGCGCCTGCTGGGACAACGATCCGCGCGTCGCCTTTGTGGAAACGGGCCTGGTCGGCCTGTGGGGCGAGCAGCACGATCCGAAACCCAGCGCTTCCCTGCAGAAAGCCATCGGCGATGCCTTCGTTGCGAACTTCCGGCACAAGCTGCTGATGAACCGCTACCCTGGCGACTTCGTCGACTACCCGTTCGGCATCTACTGGGACTCGTTCGCGCACAAGGAGGAGCTGCTGACGCACCTGCCGCTGCTGCAGTCGCCGCGGCTGATCGACCGATGGAAGACGGCGCCGATGGGTGGCGAAACCGCCTTCGACTGGGGCACCCCGCTGGGCAAAGATCCGACCGATGCCGTGGTTCACAACGCGGACGCGATCATTGCGCGCATTCGCGAGTTGCACTGGAATCACCTGGGCTGGCTGAGCAACTACGATCAGCAGAACCCGCAAGCGGTGGCGAATGCAGCGCGCATTCAGGAGGCGCTGGGCTACCGCTTCGTTTTGCGCGAGGTGCAGTACCCTCCCACGATCCGTCCGGGCGATTCGTTGCCCGTTTCGCTTTCCATTGAAAACACCGGATCTTCTCCGCTGTACTATAACTGGCCGCTGGAAGTCAGCCTGCTCGATGGGAACACGCGGCAACCGGCGTGGGCGACCACCTTCCCTGAAGTGGATCTGCGCCGCATTCTGCCCGGAGTGGCGGGTAGCGGTGATTTGCATGCCCAGTTCACTGCGCCCGGCGGCCTGCGCGCGGGGCGCTATCTGCTTGCCTTGGCAATCCTCGACCCCGCCTCCGGTCTGCCGTCGGCTCGGTTCGCAACGTCAGCGTACTTTCGCGGTGGCCGACACCCGGTCGGGTGGGTGAGCGTGGGCCGACCCGCGTCTGCGGCTGCACTCCCGCCGTTTGATGACCCGGCAAGCGATACCCTGCACTACTGA
- a CDS encoding glycoside hydrolase family 27 protein has protein sequence MSGAYGQAAARPTGTPPMGWNPWNAFRTEVTEAKILAVAQALKQTGLAEAGYRFIDVDDGWWLQRNAQHRLIVRTSMFPSAVMPDGTTSLRPFVDRLHSMGLLAGLYTDIGRNACSQAWDPQSPNLPQGSVAEREIGSMDHQAQDMRLIFGAWNFDAIKVDACGLADFGPDKPAVKNGTYRALGPYIVRGQVSADQTAKVEALYASLKREIDTVRPQHDTALAICTWGEADVVRWGNRYGTSWRTSPDIEPTWKSMLANFDTAAAHPELAGPGHFNDPDMLELGNGEFDADHLDAARAHLSLWAMLNAPLILGSDITRWSPALVAVAGNREVIALDQDPLARQAVVVERNGDGEVLLKSLQDGSRAVALVNRGDAPLHLSLPTSKLGLHGSLVTRDLWTHKEQPAGAAISADLLPRQTLLLRVREASGGKRQR, from the coding sequence ATGAGCGGCGCGTACGGTCAGGCGGCGGCACGCCCGACCGGCACGCCTCCCATGGGCTGGAATCCGTGGAACGCCTTCCGCACCGAGGTGACCGAGGCCAAGATCCTGGCCGTAGCGCAGGCTCTGAAGCAGACCGGGCTGGCCGAGGCCGGCTACCGCTTTATCGACGTGGACGATGGCTGGTGGCTGCAGCGCAACGCACAGCACCGCCTCATCGTTCGCACCAGCATGTTTCCCAGCGCAGTCATGCCCGACGGCACCACCAGCCTGCGTCCCTTCGTAGACCGGCTGCACAGCATGGGTCTTCTGGCCGGGCTCTATACCGATATTGGCCGCAACGCGTGCTCGCAGGCATGGGACCCGCAAAGCCCGAACCTGCCACAGGGCAGCGTTGCCGAGCGCGAGATCGGTTCCATGGACCACCAGGCGCAGGACATGCGGCTGATCTTCGGGGCATGGAACTTCGACGCAATCAAGGTGGACGCCTGCGGCCTGGCCGACTTCGGTCCGGACAAACCGGCTGTAAAGAACGGCACCTACCGTGCGCTCGGGCCGTACATCGTGCGCGGACAGGTATCCGCCGACCAGACCGCCAAAGTTGAGGCGCTCTACGCCTCGCTGAAGCGAGAGATCGACACCGTTCGCCCGCAGCACGACACCGCCCTGGCCATCTGCACCTGGGGCGAGGCCGACGTGGTGCGCTGGGGCAATCGCTACGGCACCTCGTGGCGGACCAGCCCCGACATCGAGCCCACCTGGAAGTCGATGCTGGCCAACTTCGACACTGCCGCTGCGCACCCCGAGCTCGCCGGCCCGGGTCACTTCAACGACCCGGACATGCTGGAGCTCGGCAATGGCGAGTTCGACGCGGACCACCTGGACGCGGCGCGCGCCCACCTGTCGCTGTGGGCCATGCTGAATGCGCCGCTTATTCTCGGTTCTGACATCACCCGCTGGTCGCCCGCGCTGGTTGCGGTCGCAGGCAATCGCGAGGTCATCGCGCTGGACCAGGACCCGCTAGCCCGGCAGGCCGTGGTCGTCGAGCGCAATGGCGACGGCGAAGTGTTGCTGAAGTCCTTGCAGGACGGTTCGCGCGCGGTGGCGCTGGTAAACCGCGGAGACGCTCCGTTGCACCTTTCGCTGCCGACGTCGAAGCTGGGCCTGCACGGCAGCCTGGTCACGCGAGATCTGTGGACCCACAAGGAGCAGCCGGCGGGAGCGGCGATCTCAGCTGATCTGCTGCCGCGGCAGACCTTACTTCTGCGCGTCCGTGAAGCAAGCGGCGGCAAGCGCCAACGGTAG